In Nocardia yunnanensis, one DNA window encodes the following:
- a CDS encoding ABC transporter substrate-binding protein has translation MFKRLVIVASTLTFVAATAAACGGGSGGGGTSLGFSQVGAESGWRTANTQSIQDSAKDAGINLKFADAQQKQENQIKAIRSFIQQKVDVIAFSPVVESGWDTVLKEAKDAKIPVILTDRAVDSKDPSYYATFLGSDFVEEGRKAAQWVLDTYKGSNETVNIAELQGTTGSAPAIDRKKGFLDLIGADPKFKIVASQTGDFTRAKGKEVMQAFLASHQKIDVLFAHNDDMALGAIQAIEEAGLEPGKDIKIVSIDGVHDALQALVDGKENYVVECNPLLGPQLMDLVKKVKAGQPVDHRIVTTETTFTPEQAAAALPQRKY, from the coding sequence GTGTTCAAGAGGCTTGTCATCGTCGCCAGCACCCTCACCTTCGTCGCCGCCACGGCGGCCGCCTGCGGAGGCGGATCCGGGGGTGGTGGAACCTCTCTCGGATTCTCCCAGGTCGGGGCCGAGAGCGGCTGGCGCACGGCCAACACCCAATCCATCCAGGACTCCGCCAAGGATGCCGGGATCAACCTGAAATTCGCTGACGCACAACAGAAGCAGGAGAACCAGATCAAGGCGATCCGGTCGTTCATCCAGCAGAAGGTGGATGTGATCGCGTTCTCGCCGGTGGTCGAATCCGGGTGGGACACCGTGCTGAAGGAGGCCAAGGACGCCAAGATTCCGGTGATCCTGACCGACCGCGCGGTGGACTCGAAGGATCCCTCCTACTACGCGACCTTCCTGGGCTCGGACTTCGTCGAAGAGGGCCGCAAGGCGGCGCAGTGGGTGCTCGACACCTACAAGGGCTCCAATGAGACCGTTAACATCGCCGAGTTGCAGGGCACCACGGGGTCCGCACCGGCGATCGACCGCAAGAAGGGCTTCCTGGACCTGATCGGGGCCGATCCCAAGTTCAAGATCGTCGCCTCGCAGACCGGCGATTTCACCCGCGCCAAGGGCAAGGAGGTCATGCAGGCGTTCCTGGCCTCGCATCAGAAGATCGACGTGCTCTTCGCCCACAACGACGATATGGCCCTGGGCGCCATCCAGGCCATCGAGGAGGCCGGGCTCGAGCCGGGCAAGGACATCAAGATCGTGTCCATCGACGGGGTGCACGACGCGCTGCAGGCGCTCGTCGACGGCAAGGAAAACTATGTGGTGGAATGCAATCCGCTGCTCGGACCCCAACTGATGGATCTGGTCAAGAAGGTCAAGGCCGGTCAGCCGGTGGATCATCGCATCGTCACCACCGAGACCACCTTCACCCCCGAGCAGGCCGCGGCCGCACTCCCCCAGCGCAAGTACTGA
- a CDS encoding sugar ABC transporter ATP-binding protein codes for MSHSSTAPLLSMTGIGKRFGAVTALTAVDLRLFPGEIHALVGENGAGKSTLIKVLTGIHPADTGTIRLGGQPVRFTGPQQAQRAGVSTVYQEVNLCPNLSVAENIYIGREPRRAGLVRFSVMRRAAAALMSRMGLDVDVTARLGSYSLAVQQLIAIARAVDLDARVLVLDEPTSSLDAGESQQLFRLMRRLAGDGVAILFVTHFLDQIFALCDRATVLRNGTLVGEYPVAELTHKSLVSRMLGSAADVLEQIEHEGTQHGGPSERAAATEPVLTATGLGGKRNSVEPFDLTVHAGEVVGLAGLLGSGRTEVARLLFGADRAATGTVQAAGAAAPLRSPRAAVAQRLAFCPEDRKTDGLVLELSVAENILLAAQAARGWARPIPARQRAELVSKYIAALRITPSDPKLPVRSLSGGNQQKVLLARWLVTQPRLLILDEPTRGIDIGAKAEIQRLVLSLAEEGMAVLFISAELEEVLRLSHKVEVLRDRRLVAELANTSALTVDRLMETIASGTAS; via the coding sequence ATGTCGCACTCGAGCACCGCGCCGCTGCTGTCGATGACCGGCATCGGCAAGCGATTCGGCGCGGTGACCGCACTGACCGCGGTCGACCTGCGGCTGTTCCCCGGTGAGATCCACGCCCTGGTGGGCGAGAACGGCGCGGGCAAATCGACACTCATCAAGGTGCTCACCGGAATTCACCCCGCCGATACCGGGACCATCCGGCTCGGCGGGCAGCCGGTGCGCTTCACCGGGCCCCAGCAGGCCCAGCGCGCCGGGGTGAGCACCGTGTACCAGGAGGTCAACCTGTGCCCGAATCTGTCTGTCGCGGAGAACATCTACATCGGCCGGGAACCGCGCCGCGCCGGGCTGGTGCGGTTCTCGGTCATGCGCCGCGCGGCGGCGGCACTGATGTCGCGAATGGGGCTGGACGTCGACGTCACCGCCCGGCTCGGCTCGTATTCCCTGGCGGTGCAACAGCTCATCGCCATCGCGCGGGCCGTCGACCTGGACGCGCGGGTGCTGGTGCTGGACGAGCCCACCTCCTCGCTGGACGCCGGTGAGTCGCAGCAGCTGTTCCGGCTGATGCGCCGGCTGGCCGGCGACGGGGTCGCGATCTTGTTCGTCACCCACTTCCTCGACCAGATCTTCGCGCTGTGCGACCGGGCCACGGTGCTGCGCAACGGGACACTGGTCGGGGAATACCCGGTCGCCGAGCTGACCCACAAGAGCCTGGTGTCGCGCATGCTGGGCAGCGCCGCCGACGTGCTCGAGCAGATCGAGCACGAGGGCACCCAGCACGGCGGGCCGAGCGAGCGCGCCGCCGCCACCGAACCCGTGCTCACCGCAACGGGTCTGGGCGGCAAACGCAACTCCGTCGAGCCCTTCGACCTGACCGTGCACGCGGGCGAGGTGGTCGGGCTGGCCGGCCTGCTCGGTTCCGGCCGCACGGAGGTGGCCCGCCTGCTGTTCGGCGCCGACCGCGCGGCCACCGGCACCGTCCAGGCCGCGGGCGCGGCCGCTCCTCTGCGCTCGCCCCGCGCCGCGGTGGCACAGCGGCTGGCGTTCTGCCCGGAGGACCGCAAGACCGACGGGCTGGTGCTGGAACTGTCGGTGGCGGAGAACATTCTGCTCGCCGCACAGGCCGCCCGCGGCTGGGCCCGGCCGATACCGGCCCGGCAGCGCGCCGAACTGGTGTCGAAATATATTGCGGCACTGCGTATCACACCGTCCGACCCGAAACTGCCGGTCCGGTCGCTCTCGGGCGGCAATCAGCAGAAGGTGCTGCTGGCGCGGTGGCTGGTGACCCAGCCGCGACTGCTGATCCTCGACGAGCCCACCCGCGGCATCGACATCGGCGCCAAGGCCGAGATTCAGCGCCTGGTGCTGTCGCTGGCCGAGGAGGGGATGGCGGTGCTGTTCATCTCCGCGGAACTCGAGGAGGTGCTGCGACTGTCCCACAAGGTCGAGGTGCTGCGCGACCGCCGCCTGGTCGCCGAACTGGCCAACACCTCCGCGTTGACCGTGGACCGGCTCATGGAAACCATTGCGAGCGGTACTGCCTCATGA